A genome region from Pseudomonadota bacterium includes the following:
- a CDS encoding alpha/beta fold hydrolase — translation MTTGRSLRALILHGFTGSPSTVDALAPMCAARDLEYAIPTLRGHGTVPEDLLGVTWRDWYEDGERAFEALAADDARVLVMGLSMGGLVALDLASRHRERVAGVVTIAGALELSSPLLPLLSLIAPFKTWWKGAPEAHMPGESATYARFPLSGVRTLLDYQKVVRGRLSEVTAPILAVQTWNDATVRPRSARAILEGVSSRDRELARFSRSAHDMLTGCERDAVVARIGAWVDARLPAWWVAHA, via the coding sequence GTGACCACGGGTCGATCGCTGCGCGCGCTCATCCTGCACGGCTTCACCGGAAGCCCGTCGACGGTCGACGCCCTGGCCCCCATGTGCGCGGCCCGCGACCTCGAGTACGCCATCCCGACGTTGCGTGGCCACGGCACGGTGCCCGAAGACCTGCTTGGCGTCACGTGGCGCGACTGGTACGAGGACGGTGAGCGGGCCTTCGAGGCGCTGGCCGCCGACGACGCTCGCGTGCTGGTCATGGGGCTGTCGATGGGAGGGCTCGTGGCCCTCGACCTGGCTTCGCGTCATCGAGAGCGCGTGGCGGGGGTGGTGACCATCGCCGGCGCCCTCGAGCTGTCGTCGCCGCTGCTGCCGCTGCTGTCGCTCATCGCTCCGTTCAAGACGTGGTGGAAGGGGGCGCCCGAGGCCCATATGCCGGGGGAGTCGGCCACCTATGCCCGCTTCCCCCTCAGTGGAGTGCGCACGCTGCTCGACTACCAGAAGGTGGTGCGGGGCCGACTGTCTGAGGTCACGGCCCCCATCCTCGCCGTGCAGACCTGGAACGACGCCACGGTGCGTCCGCGGTCCGCCCGCGCGATTCTCGAGGGGGTGTCGTCTCGCGACCGTGAGCTGGCCCGCTTCTCCCGATCGGCGCACGACATGCTCACGGGGTGCGAGCGCGATGCCGTGGTGGCGCGCATCGGCGCCTGGGTCGACGCGCGCCTCCCAGCGTGGTGGGTCGCCCACGCCTGA
- a CDS encoding aminotransferase class V-fold PLP-dependent enzyme, which yields MIYLDNAATSYPKPPSVVDAVAASLRADAGSPGRGVHAGARRVSAAIEQARAEVAAFIGAPDAARVAFTAGATDSLNGAIAGMLAVAPGAVVVTPLEHASVMRPLRAAQARGLCTEIRLAPLDAARRLDIDRFRAMLDDDVRLAIVSHVSNVIGVAHDVSAAAAACRERGVPLLVDATQSVGVLDLDAARFDLLAFSGHKNLCGPGGVGVLHVGEGVALPPWRVGGTGGFASDRLTHPVELPWRYEAGTPNASGIAGLAAGLAFVRERGLARVRQHHFNLTRRLLSQLVILEPHLEVLEAAPDIALVSFRLRGWSPVDVARVLDESFGIAVGAGLSCAPDAHAFLGTLPDGAVRASAGLLSTEADVDALGSALTEMAAMEVYTS from the coding sequence GTGATCTATCTCGACAATGCCGCTACCTCGTACCCCAAGCCGCCGTCGGTGGTGGACGCCGTCGCCGCGAGCCTGCGCGCTGACGCGGGCAGCCCCGGTCGCGGGGTGCACGCGGGCGCTCGCCGCGTGAGCGCGGCCATCGAGCAGGCCCGAGCCGAGGTGGCCGCGTTCATCGGCGCCCCCGACGCCGCGCGTGTCGCGTTCACAGCGGGCGCCACCGATTCGCTGAACGGCGCCATTGCGGGCATGCTCGCCGTCGCTCCCGGCGCGGTGGTGGTCACGCCCCTCGAGCACGCCTCGGTGATGCGCCCTCTTCGCGCCGCCCAGGCGCGAGGGCTGTGCACCGAGATACGCCTCGCTCCCCTCGATGCGGCTCGGCGCCTCGACATCGATCGGTTCCGCGCCATGCTCGACGACGATGTTCGCCTGGCCATCGTCAGTCACGTGTCGAACGTCATCGGGGTGGCGCACGACGTCTCCGCGGCCGCCGCAGCCTGCCGTGAGAGAGGCGTGCCGCTGCTGGTCGACGCAACGCAGTCGGTAGGGGTGCTCGATCTCGACGCCGCGCGGTTCGATCTGCTCGCGTTCTCTGGGCACAAGAACCTCTGCGGCCCGGGCGGCGTGGGCGTGCTGCACGTGGGCGAGGGCGTTGCGCTGCCGCCCTGGCGGGTGGGGGGAACCGGAGGGTTCGCCTCCGATCGCCTCACCCATCCGGTCGAGCTGCCCTGGCGCTACGAGGCGGGGACGCCGAACGCCTCCGGCATCGCGGGGCTGGCCGCCGGGCTGGCGTTTGTGCGCGAGCGGGGACTCGCGCGGGTGCGCCAGCACCACTTCAACCTGACACGGCGCCTGCTCAGCCAGCTCGTGATTCTCGAGCCCCACCTCGAGGTGCTCGAAGCGGCGCCGGACATCGCCCTCGTGTCGTTCCGTCTGCGCGGATGGAGCCCCGTCGATGTTGCGCGCGTGCTTGATGAGAGCTTTGGCATCGCGGTGGGCGCGGGGCTCTCGTGCGCGCCGGACGCCCACGCCTTCCTGGGGACGTTGCCTGATGGCGCGGTGCGGGCCAGCGCTGGCCTGCTGAGCACCGAGGCTGACGTCGACGCCCTGGGCAGCGCGCTCACCGAGATGGCCGCCATGGAGGTGTACACGTCGTGA